CTCAGGTTGTCCGCGCTGTGGCACGAGGGCACGCGGTCACGGTCAACGCGATGCCGGAGGCGTTGACGACCACGGCAGCCGCGAAGCTGCTGGGCATATCGCGTCCCACCTTGATGCGAAAGATCAACGCCGGCGAGATCCCGTCGCACAAGGTCGGTACGCACACCCGCCTGCGAACGGTCGACGTGCTCCAAGAGCGGGATGCGCGCCGGCAACGCCAACTGGTCGCGTTCGACGAACTCCGGGCATTGGAAACGCCGCGGCTGTGGCCTGCCGGGCGGACATCCTCCTGAAAGCGATAACAGGTTTCTCGCCACTCGCATTCTGAAGGTGAGGCGGCCTGCGCGTGTCGGTGGTCGGAACGTGGTGAGATCTCCGATAGGGGCTGGCGACCGAACAAATCGCAGCATC
This genomic window from Saccharothrix sp. HUAS TT1 contains:
- a CDS encoding helix-turn-helix domain-containing protein gives rise to the protein MSTVVTTADRDVLLADERDQQQAQALVSQLSSGGARFTAVTGERGTGVTVPAELSALIAQVVRAVARGHAVTVNAMPEALTTTAAAKLLGISRPTLMRKINAGEIPSHKVGTHTRLRTVDVLQERDARRQRQLVAFDELRALETPRLWPAGRTSS